In Marivirga salinae, a single window of DNA contains:
- a CDS encoding BamA/TamA family outer membrane protein, with protein MKKTISVKVFILALFLVCGHSSYAQNFVKRYFNNLINDTSDISKPQFLIYPTVAYAPETSWEFGLSSLLVFYAKQDTSNRLSEINGFTFFTLENQYGLWFDHAIYSDEDKWFFLGRLRFQSFPLFYHGIGNDSPEDYIARVDANQIFIKERVLRKIKKDVFVGLEMDFQRLSNVDFVPAESNNGIQELPLGSEGSTNLGFGLGLVHDNRHNVLNVRKGFFSELALLHYNQGWGSTYDFTTVISDTRIYRPVGNHNVFAAQLLGQFNSGDVPFNQLALMGGESIMRGYYYGRYRDRNQLAAQFEYRFLPIPFGFTDRIGAAVFAGAGKVFSELNNFDLSNIVVSGGAGLRFLLFPKKDIYTRLDVAFTQEGPGFYLFIGEAF; from the coding sequence GTGAAGAAAACTATCTCAGTAAAAGTATTTATACTAGCCTTGTTTCTTGTTTGTGGCCACTCCTCCTACGCTCAGAATTTTGTAAAAAGGTACTTTAATAATCTAATCAATGATACAAGCGATATATCCAAACCACAGTTCTTGATTTACCCAACAGTTGCTTATGCACCTGAAACAAGCTGGGAATTTGGATTAAGCTCATTGCTAGTGTTTTATGCCAAGCAAGACACCTCAAACCGCTTAAGTGAAATAAATGGATTTACTTTTTTCACATTAGAAAATCAATATGGATTATGGTTTGATCATGCTATTTACTCAGATGAAGACAAATGGTTTTTCCTTGGTAGATTACGGTTTCAAAGTTTCCCATTATTCTATCACGGAATTGGTAATGACTCCCCTGAAGATTATATAGCGCGAGTTGATGCTAATCAGATCTTTATCAAAGAAAGGGTTTTACGAAAAATCAAAAAAGATGTATTTGTAGGCTTAGAAATGGATTTTCAACGTTTAAGCAATGTGGACTTTGTGCCCGCTGAAAGCAATAACGGAATTCAGGAATTGCCATTAGGAAGCGAAGGCTCCACTAATTTAGGTTTTGGACTCGGCCTAGTGCATGACAACCGACATAATGTTTTAAATGTAAGAAAAGGATTTTTCTCAGAACTTGCTTTACTTCATTACAATCAAGGATGGGGAAGCACATATGATTTCACTACTGTGATATCCGACACAAGAATTTACCGACCTGTTGGCAATCACAATGTATTTGCTGCGCAACTATTGGGGCAATTTAATTCGGGTGATGTTCCGTTTAATCAATTGGCTTTAATGGGTGGAGAAAGCATAATGAGAGGGTATTATTATGGCAGATACAGAGATCGAAATCAATTGGCAGCTCAATTTGAATATCGCTTTCTTCCAATTCCTTTTGGTTTTACTGACCGAATTGGAGCCGCGGTATTTGCAGGTGCAGGTAAGGTATTCTCGGAGTTAAATAACTTCGATTTATCAAATATTGTGGTCTCAGGTGGTGCCGGGCTTCGGTTTTTATTATTCCCTAAAAAAGATATTTACACTCGATTAGATGTAGCCTTCACTCAAGAAGGCCCTGGCTTTTATTTATTTATTGGGGAGGCATTTTAG
- a CDS encoding DUF1501 domain-containing protein: MNRRKFLKQLGFAAGAPIAFQGIPLRLLSSHQPLKNLLPKSDNDKVLVILQLHGGNDSLNSFIPIENYDLYYNRRANIAIPYKSGNRTLIPLDSTLDAPDQVGLHPDMIDFKSMYDQGQAAVYQGVSYPKNNGSHFRGRDIWFMGGDYDDYYSSGWIGRYLNQVYAPSAYPDDFPNAGMPDPLALEMGNDTSLLFHQEGNIPTSISLGNSPGQLLNQIENLEGFSDQGVDPRGLPPEHLNGSPYKKEMDWILGLEDKSETYIKRLQEIYLSSNESSVEYPEIYPFNAPSGSLRNPLSGQLKLVSRLLGGGIKTKVFLVKMGGFDNHAGQVESTNTTMGVHATKMYHISAAMKAFHADLKARGMEDKVLTISMSEFGRRIPSNGSYGTDHGKGGAVMVFGNRVNPGVFGTNPDLNKSNVDLQFDYRQLYASILHEWLGVDQASINNDIFFRDFFNATDENGNPLPDVEMVSNSITGTNSWLGKHFNVDNPFPNPAGNQTNLRIQSNEPGKVRIEILGINGQSIGVLNKTLQQGGNDIQLDVSGLKSGIYTIRVNAKNINDTKKLIKN; the protein is encoded by the coding sequence ATGAATAGACGAAAATTTTTAAAACAATTAGGATTTGCAGCAGGTGCGCCCATTGCCTTTCAGGGAATTCCTTTGCGTCTTTTATCCTCGCATCAACCACTTAAAAATCTTTTGCCAAAAAGTGATAACGATAAAGTATTGGTTATCCTTCAATTGCATGGTGGAAATGATAGTCTAAATAGCTTTATTCCAATAGAGAATTATGATCTCTATTATAATAGAAGAGCCAATATTGCTATTCCTTATAAAAGTGGAAACAGAACCTTAATTCCATTGGATAGCACACTGGATGCTCCCGATCAGGTTGGACTTCACCCTGATATGATTGATTTCAAGAGTATGTATGATCAAGGTCAGGCTGCAGTTTATCAAGGAGTTTCTTATCCTAAAAACAATGGATCTCATTTCCGTGGTCGTGATATCTGGTTCATGGGTGGTGATTACGATGATTATTATTCATCAGGTTGGATTGGCCGATATCTCAATCAGGTTTATGCACCTTCTGCCTATCCAGATGATTTTCCTAATGCTGGTATGCCAGATCCTTTAGCTTTGGAAATGGGGAATGATACTTCCTTATTATTCCATCAAGAAGGAAATATCCCAACGTCCATTTCACTTGGCAATAGCCCGGGGCAATTGTTAAATCAAATTGAAAATTTAGAAGGATTTTCTGATCAAGGAGTGGATCCAAGAGGACTTCCACCTGAACATCTCAATGGTTCTCCCTATAAAAAGGAAATGGATTGGATATTAGGATTGGAGGATAAATCTGAAACTTATATTAAAAGATTGCAAGAGATTTATCTTTCGTCAAATGAAAGCTCAGTTGAATACCCAGAAATTTATCCTTTTAATGCGCCTTCTGGTAGTTTAAGAAACCCATTAAGTGGTCAATTGAAATTAGTCTCCCGTCTTTTAGGTGGAGGTATTAAAACTAAAGTGTTTTTAGTGAAAATGGGTGGTTTTGATAATCATGCAGGACAAGTTGAGAGCACTAATACGACCATGGGTGTTCATGCCACAAAAATGTATCATATTTCTGCTGCTATGAAAGCATTCCATGCTGATCTGAAAGCAAGAGGTATGGAAGATAAGGTTCTCACCATCAGTATGAGTGAATTTGGCAGAAGAATTCCATCAAACGGAAGTTATGGGACAGATCATGGAAAAGGTGGTGCAGTGATGGTGTTCGGTAATAGAGTAAATCCTGGAGTCTTTGGGACGAATCCTGACCTGAACAAAAGCAATGTTGATTTGCAGTTTGACTACCGACAGCTTTATGCAAGTATTTTGCATGAATGGTTAGGCGTTGATCAAGCAAGTATAAATAATGATATTTTCTTTCGAGATTTTTTCAATGCTACGGATGAAAATGGAAATCCATTGCCTGATGTTGAAATGGTTTCTAATAGCATAACAGGAACTAATTCTTGGCTTGGGAAACATTTTAATGTAGACAATCCTTTTCCAAATCCTGCTGGTAATCAAACTAATTTGAGAATCCAGAGTAATGAACCAGGTAAAGTACGAATTGAAATTCTAGGTATTAATGGCCAATCAATTGGTGTGCTGAATAAAACACTACAGCAAGGTGGCAATGATATTCAATTAGATGTTTCGGGGTTAAAATCAGGCATTTATACTATAAGAGTAAATGCTAAGAACATAAACGATACAAAAAAACTTATCAAAAACTGA
- a CDS encoding outer membrane beta-barrel protein, with protein MPKLRLLPILLTLFLICSVFDGLAQRRKKPSTPASQAQEFLNTQWWLGIRGGTNFTQTTLIKSYSGLNPINYSDENLEKEYEDFANPAFHIGLDVTFYHKGFSILTFPTFFRNNINYSSELNWSGETEKDQYETSYNVNQSITFLELPVAVKYDIIGDKIRPFVMAGAFYSIAFDANKEVQIFETDYASGQPVEFERANIKLNNKEEIKNNWGVLGGVGVSFDFWNIRSIIDVQYRHSFQSIVNSETRFDENTFSSFGEVQDDYSLQNYSTSLSFVFPLRYIDSQFKAL; from the coding sequence ATGCCTAAGCTTAGACTATTACCAATATTACTAACCCTTTTTCTAATATGCTCAGTTTTTGATGGTTTAGCTCAACGAAGGAAAAAACCAAGCACTCCTGCGTCTCAGGCTCAAGAATTTCTCAATACCCAATGGTGGTTAGGTATAAGAGGAGGAACTAATTTCACTCAGACGACCTTAATTAAAAGCTATTCTGGATTGAATCCTATCAATTATAGTGATGAAAATTTGGAAAAGGAATATGAAGATTTTGCGAACCCGGCCTTTCATATTGGTCTAGATGTCACTTTCTACCATAAAGGCTTTTCTATTTTAACTTTTCCTACCTTTTTCAGAAATAATATTAATTATAGCAGTGAATTAAATTGGTCTGGAGAAACGGAAAAAGATCAATATGAAACTAGTTATAATGTAAATCAGAGTATAACATTTCTTGAATTGCCAGTAGCTGTTAAATATGATATTATAGGCGATAAAATAAGACCTTTTGTGATGGCAGGAGCTTTTTATTCCATTGCATTTGATGCAAATAAAGAAGTTCAAATTTTTGAAACAGATTATGCTTCTGGCCAGCCAGTGGAATTTGAAAGAGCTAATATTAAACTCAATAATAAAGAGGAAATTAAGAATAATTGGGGAGTATTGGGTGGAGTTGGCGTAAGCTTCGATTTTTGGAATATCCGGTCTATTATTGATGTACAGTACCGACACAGTTTTCAGTCTATTGTAAATAGTGAAACTCGTTTTGATGAAAACACTTTTTCCTCTTTCGGAGAGGTTCAAGATGATTACAGTCTTCAAAATTACAGTACCTCTTTAAGTTTTGTTTTTCCACTTCGATATATAGATAGCCAGTTTAAAGCATTATGA
- a CDS encoding MutS-related protein → MKLFKNKFKNSKNDKVFGKIKSETFLFSWISEYFLKAHKSESSHVLSDEVCDDLDFDELFMFLDRTNSKIGQQYLYHHLRTCNGNTITKEEEYLIRRINEDEQLRSFLEKQLSKLDQKEAFYIAKLFQDKPIEAPKWYRLLPFLSALSFVAIISLLFSTIMVYVVPVLVIINMGLHYRNKNHLAHYISSIPELVKLQAVAKKLNGHDCDFFTDEKLDKSISAIDKVKKHFYLFQMENKVQGDMTTASWGILELIKIMFVIEPILFFKALKRIKRNQKHINILFNAIGRLDMLCSISSLRTGIGNYCFPDFSNSERGIKADGIYHPLIENCVINDIDTAGKSILLTGSNMSGKTTFIRTIAINTITSMALNTSFAEAFQMPKVRLMSAIRISDDLMNEKSYYFEEVSTIKEMITCSESRNCHLFLLDEIFKGTNTIERISAGKAVLSYLAKHNNLVFVSTHDIELADLLKEEYDLYHFSEIISNNEVDFDYKLKEGKLKTRNAIRILDINGYPKTIIEEAEKTAGRLDLENSTAKMPPQ, encoded by the coding sequence TTGAAATTATTCAAAAATAAATTTAAGAATTCAAAAAATGATAAGGTCTTTGGAAAGATTAAATCCGAAACCTTTCTCTTTAGCTGGATATCAGAATATTTCCTAAAAGCTCATAAATCCGAATCATCACATGTCCTTTCAGATGAAGTATGTGATGACCTGGATTTTGATGAGTTATTCATGTTTTTGGATCGAACCAATTCCAAAATTGGTCAGCAATATCTTTATCATCATCTCAGGACTTGTAATGGTAATACTATTACGAAAGAGGAAGAATATTTAATTCGTAGGATTAATGAAGATGAGCAGCTTAGATCATTTTTAGAAAAACAGTTGTCAAAACTCGATCAGAAAGAAGCTTTCTACATCGCAAAATTATTTCAAGATAAACCCATAGAAGCCCCCAAGTGGTACCGGCTGCTTCCGTTTTTATCCGCTTTATCCTTTGTTGCAATTATCAGCCTTTTATTTAGTACGATTATGGTTTATGTAGTTCCTGTTTTGGTTATCATCAACATGGGGCTTCATTACAGAAATAAAAACCATCTTGCCCATTATATTTCTTCCATACCGGAACTTGTAAAATTGCAAGCTGTAGCTAAAAAGCTAAATGGACATGATTGTGATTTTTTCACAGATGAAAAATTAGATAAATCTATATCTGCAATTGATAAGGTGAAGAAACACTTCTATTTATTTCAAATGGAAAACAAGGTACAAGGGGATATGACCACCGCATCCTGGGGTATCTTGGAATTAATTAAAATTATGTTCGTTATAGAACCTATTCTGTTTTTTAAGGCACTTAAGCGAATAAAGAGAAATCAAAAACACATTAATATATTATTTAATGCTATAGGTCGACTCGATATGCTTTGTTCCATAAGTTCTTTAAGGACAGGTATTGGAAATTACTGTTTCCCAGATTTTTCAAATTCTGAAAGAGGTATAAAAGCAGATGGGATTTATCATCCATTAATTGAAAATTGTGTGATCAACGATATTGATACTGCAGGTAAATCTATATTATTGACAGGCTCAAATATGTCTGGCAAAACTACATTTATTAGGACTATTGCTATCAATACCATAACATCGATGGCACTAAATACCAGTTTTGCAGAGGCTTTTCAAATGCCGAAAGTCAGACTGATGTCTGCTATCAGGATAAGTGATGATTTAATGAATGAAAAAAGTTATTATTTTGAGGAGGTATCCACTATAAAAGAGATGATTACTTGTTCTGAAAGCAGGAACTGTCATTTATTCCTTCTAGATGAGATTTTTAAAGGAACTAATACGATAGAAAGAATTTCAGCTGGGAAAGCCGTGCTATCGTATTTAGCAAAGCATAATAACTTGGTTTTTGTATCTACGCATGATATTGAGCTTGCTGATTTGTTAAAGGAAGAATATGATCTATACCATTTTAGTGAGATCATAAGCAATAATGAAGTTGATTTTGATTACAAACTTAAAGAGGGGAAGCTTAAAACCAGAAATGCCATCAGAATCCTAGATATAAATGGCTATCCAAAAACGATTATTGAAGAAGCTGAAAAAACCGCAGGGAGATTAGATTTAGAAAATTCCACTGCTAAAATGCCTCCCCAATAA
- the panB gene encoding 3-methyl-2-oxobutanoate hydroxymethyltransferase, whose product MSVHKKPIKKITTHQLQEMKNRGEKISMLTAYDFSMAKLVDASGVDVILVGDSASNVMAGHETTLPITLDQMIYHASAVVRAVERALVVVDIPFGSYQGNSSEALRSSIRIMKESGGHAVKMEGGSEIQESVKRILSAGIPVMGHLGLTPQSIYKFGTYTVRAKEEEEAEKLIADAKILEECGCFSIVLEKIPAQLAKRVAKEVNIPIIGIGAGPYVDGQVLVLHDLLGITTEFKPRFLRHYAKLDTIITEAIGKYVEDVKKIDFPNEDEMY is encoded by the coding sequence ATGTCAGTTCATAAAAAACCTATTAAAAAAATCACTACACATCAATTGCAGGAGATGAAAAACCGAGGCGAGAAGATCTCTATGCTTACCGCTTATGATTTTTCTATGGCAAAATTGGTGGATGCTTCCGGTGTTGATGTTATTTTAGTGGGTGATTCTGCTTCAAACGTAATGGCAGGACATGAAACTACATTACCTATCACGCTTGATCAAATGATCTATCATGCTTCTGCTGTGGTAAGAGCAGTCGAAAGAGCTTTAGTAGTAGTGGATATTCCTTTTGGTTCTTATCAAGGAAATTCATCAGAAGCTTTAAGATCCTCAATTCGGATCATGAAAGAATCTGGTGGCCATGCAGTTAAAATGGAAGGTGGTTCTGAAATTCAGGAATCTGTTAAAAGAATATTAAGTGCTGGAATTCCGGTTATGGGGCATTTGGGTTTAACACCTCAATCTATCTATAAATTTGGTACCTACACTGTAAGAGCAAAAGAGGAAGAAGAAGCAGAAAAGTTGATTGCAGATGCCAAGATTTTGGAGGAATGTGGTTGTTTTAGTATTGTTTTAGAGAAAATACCCGCTCAATTAGCCAAAAGAGTAGCTAAAGAAGTGAATATCCCAATCATAGGCATAGGAGCAGGACCATATGTAGATGGTCAAGTATTAGTGCTTCATGATTTATTAGGTATTACAACTGAATTTAAGCCTAGATTCTTGCGTCATTACGCCAAACTGGACACCATCATCACAGAAGCCATTGGTAAATATGTGGAAGATGTTAAGAAAATTGACTTTCCTAATGAGGATGAAATGTATTAG
- a CDS encoding DUF1800 domain-containing protein, whose amino-acid sequence MPLTPLTEPLGSQRASHLLRRTVFGATPDLIQEFAQYTPQEALNRLFIADIAKPEPPIDPATGQEWMMSGTSEANSEGFELEQYFLGWQLGQFLGSNTTEDQKLSYIFRERLVYFLHTHFTTKKSIVNNSRALYFQNQLFRQFAFDQFLAIEETDETLSFKDLVIKISLDNAMLQFLDGRLNVKGSPNENYARELLELYSIGRGLEGTDKGDNETGDYGTFTEQDVQEGARILSGFNVDPSFSLLDEQTELPTGVAKGNGLTAAQHDNNSKQLSFRFNNAVISPNPELLLNGEATYESAVDEIKQFIDIIFQQEETAIHICRKIYRFFVYHEVNEEIQNGVIKDMAAVFVEQNFSLQAVLQTLLSSKEFYEGADGISDDHFGSIIKSPLDLIMGHARSVDLQLPDYLLNPTAFYEITNDWLRKMGDMGLNFYEPFEVAGYLAYHQFPIYHRGWITTSYLTQRYAYVQSVSNANMEGMPVQLKTPIEYVEHYVDNTTASNAKDLVIEIANQFLALTDNLGFQNPGSSPLTEERLNYFLDAFLKTFQIDENPEEAWTIRWTQGVDRETVERQLQDLFNAILQSPEYQLM is encoded by the coding sequence ATGCCATTAACTCCACTAACCGAGCCATTAGGAAGTCAAAGAGCTTCTCATCTTCTAAGAAGAACAGTATTTGGTGCGACTCCCGATTTAATTCAAGAATTTGCTCAATACACCCCTCAAGAAGCATTAAATAGATTATTTATCGCAGATATTGCGAAGCCTGAGCCACCAATAGACCCTGCAACTGGTCAAGAGTGGATGATGTCAGGAACCTCTGAAGCCAATAGTGAAGGTTTTGAACTAGAACAATATTTCCTAGGTTGGCAATTAGGTCAGTTTTTAGGTTCGAATACAACTGAAGATCAAAAATTATCTTATATTTTTCGAGAAAGGCTAGTTTATTTTTTACATACTCATTTTACAACCAAGAAATCTATTGTCAATAATAGCAGAGCTTTATATTTCCAAAATCAACTTTTCCGTCAGTTTGCCTTTGACCAATTTTTAGCAATAGAAGAGACAGATGAAACACTAAGTTTCAAAGATTTAGTTATAAAAATCTCCTTGGATAATGCCATGTTACAATTTTTGGATGGGCGATTAAATGTGAAGGGAAGCCCAAATGAAAATTATGCCAGGGAATTATTAGAATTATATTCTATAGGAAGAGGATTGGAAGGAACGGATAAAGGTGATAATGAAACCGGTGATTATGGTACTTTTACTGAACAAGATGTTCAGGAAGGAGCAAGGATTTTATCAGGCTTTAATGTCGATCCTTCTTTTAGTTTATTAGATGAACAAACCGAATTACCCACAGGAGTGGCCAAAGGAAATGGTTTAACTGCAGCGCAACATGATAATAATAGCAAACAATTAAGTTTCCGATTCAATAATGCAGTAATCAGTCCTAATCCCGAACTATTGTTAAATGGAGAGGCCACTTATGAAAGTGCGGTAGATGAAATCAAACAATTCATTGATATTATTTTTCAGCAAGAAGAGACCGCAATTCACATTTGTAGGAAAATTTACCGCTTTTTCGTCTATCATGAAGTAAATGAAGAAATTCAAAATGGAGTAATTAAGGATATGGCTGCAGTTTTTGTTGAGCAAAACTTTAGCCTTCAGGCAGTGTTACAAACCTTATTGAGTAGTAAAGAATTTTATGAAGGGGCTGATGGTATTTCAGATGACCATTTTGGAAGCATTATCAAAAGTCCTTTAGATTTAATAATGGGCCATGCAAGAAGTGTTGATTTGCAATTGCCTGATTATCTTTTAAATCCAACTGCATTTTATGAAATCACAAATGATTGGTTAAGGAAAATGGGGGATATGGGTTTAAACTTCTATGAGCCTTTTGAAGTGGCTGGTTATTTAGCTTATCACCAATTTCCTATTTATCACAGAGGTTGGATCACAACATCTTACCTTACCCAAAGATATGCTTATGTACAAAGCGTAAGCAATGCCAATATGGAGGGAATGCCTGTTCAGTTAAAGACACCAATTGAATATGTTGAGCATTATGTTGATAATACTACTGCTTCAAATGCTAAAGATTTGGTGATTGAGATTGCCAATCAATTTTTAGCACTTACAGATAATTTAGGATTTCAAAACCCTGGTAGTAGTCCTTTAACAGAAGAGAGATTAAATTATTTTTTAGATGCTTTTTTGAAAACTTTTCAAATAGACGAAAACCCAGAAGAAGCATGGACCATCCGATGGACACAAGGAGTTGATCGAGAGACGGTAGAAAGACAATTACAGGATCTTTTTAATGCTATTTTGCAATCACCTGAATATCAATTGATGTAG
- a CDS encoding NADP-dependent isocitrate dehydrogenase, producing MSKTAKILYTKTDEAPALATYSFLPIVKAFTDSAGVVVETRDISLAGRIISQFPERLKAEQQINDDLAELGEIAKSPEANIVKLPNISASVPQLKAAIRELQSLGYDLPDYPDEPENDGEKKVKAKYDNVKGSAVNPVLREGNSDRRAPKAVKEFAQKHPHSMGEWSKDSKTHVASMSEGDFYGSEKSLTLPSATEVKIELKTKSGNVKELKSGLKLQEGEIIDAAVMSASALRAFLKAQKEEAKKAGVLFSIHLKATMMKVSDPIIFGHAVKAFFEPVFEKHQATLDEAGVDVNNGFASLLSQIEDLPEAKRSEIEADIEACYNDGPDLAMVNSDKGITNLHVPSDVIIDASMPAMIRTSGQMWNKDNKTQDTKAIIPDRSYAGVYQETIDFCKQNGALDPATMGSVSNVGLMAQKAEEYGSHDKTFEIPEAGTVEVKDANGNVLLSHEVSEGDIWRMCQVKDAPIKDWVKLGVNRAKDTGDPAVFWLDSNRSHDSELIKKVNEYLKDHDTNGLEIKIMNPVEATRFSLERIVEGKDTISVTGNVLRDYLTDLFPILEVGTSAKMLSIVPLMNGGGLFETGAGGSAPKHVQQFMEEGHLRWDSLGEFLALAVSLDHLGKTFGNEKAKILGAALDNATSKFLDENKSPSRKVNEIDNRGSHFYLAMYWAEALAKQEEDADLKKIFSRVAETMSLKEAQINEELIAAQGKPVDMGGYYKPEESVLVKQMRPSNTLNEILDSIVS from the coding sequence ATGTCTAAAACTGCAAAGATTTTATATACCAAAACAGATGAGGCTCCGGCTTTGGCAACCTATTCTTTCTTACCAATAGTAAAAGCATTTACTGATTCAGCTGGAGTGGTTGTTGAAACTCGTGATATTTCTTTAGCTGGACGTATCATTTCTCAATTCCCTGAAAGGTTAAAAGCAGAGCAACAAATCAATGATGATTTAGCTGAACTAGGTGAAATTGCTAAATCACCAGAAGCTAACATTGTAAAATTACCTAATATCAGTGCTTCTGTCCCTCAGTTGAAAGCTGCAATCAGAGAATTACAATCATTGGGTTATGATTTACCAGATTACCCTGATGAGCCTGAAAATGATGGTGAAAAGAAAGTAAAAGCTAAATATGATAATGTAAAAGGGAGTGCTGTAAACCCGGTTTTGAGAGAAGGTAATTCTGACAGAAGAGCACCTAAAGCGGTAAAGGAATTTGCACAGAAGCATCCGCATAGTATGGGAGAGTGGAGCAAAGATTCTAAAACGCATGTAGCCAGCATGAGTGAAGGAGATTTTTACGGAAGTGAAAAATCATTGACTTTGCCTTCAGCAACTGAAGTAAAAATTGAATTGAAAACAAAATCAGGAAATGTTAAAGAACTGAAAAGTGGTTTAAAACTTCAAGAAGGCGAAATTATTGATGCTGCAGTGATGAGTGCTTCTGCTTTGCGCGCTTTCTTGAAAGCTCAAAAAGAAGAAGCGAAAAAGGCAGGTGTTTTATTTTCCATACACTTAAAAGCAACCATGATGAAGGTTTCTGACCCTATCATTTTTGGTCATGCAGTAAAAGCTTTTTTCGAGCCTGTATTTGAAAAGCACCAAGCTACTTTAGATGAAGCAGGTGTAGATGTTAATAACGGATTTGCTTCTTTACTTTCTCAAATAGAGGATTTACCAGAAGCTAAAAGAAGTGAAATTGAAGCTGATATTGAAGCATGCTACAATGATGGGCCAGATTTAGCTATGGTAAATTCTGATAAAGGAATTACTAACCTTCACGTTCCTAGTGATGTGATTATTGATGCTTCCATGCCTGCTATGATTAGAACTTCAGGTCAGATGTGGAATAAAGATAATAAGACACAAGATACAAAAGCTATTATACCAGATAGAAGTTATGCTGGAGTTTACCAAGAAACAATAGATTTCTGTAAGCAAAATGGTGCATTGGATCCGGCCACTATGGGAAGTGTTTCCAACGTGGGCTTGATGGCACAAAAGGCTGAAGAATATGGTTCACACGATAAAACTTTTGAGATTCCTGAAGCTGGAACTGTTGAAGTTAAAGATGCAAATGGAAATGTTTTATTGAGCCATGAAGTTTCTGAAGGAGATATTTGGAGAATGTGTCAAGTGAAAGATGCACCAATTAAAGACTGGGTGAAATTAGGAGTTAATAGAGCAAAAGATACTGGAGATCCTGCAGTTTTCTGGTTGGATAGCAATCGTTCGCACGATTCAGAATTGATCAAAAAAGTTAATGAATACTTGAAAGACCATGATACTAATGGTTTAGAAATTAAGATTATGAATCCTGTGGAGGCTACTCGTTTTTCTTTAGAAAGAATAGTAGAAGGAAAAGATACAATTTCAGTTACGGGTAATGTATTAAGAGATTATTTAACTGATCTTTTCCCAATTTTAGAGGTTGGGACAAGTGCTAAAATGTTATCTATCGTACCATTAATGAATGGTGGTGGATTGTTTGAAACTGGTGCGGGTGGTTCTGCTCCAAAACACGTTCAACAATTCATGGAAGAAGGTCACTTAAGATGGGATTCTTTAGGCGAATTTTTGGCATTAGCGGTTTCATTGGATCACTTAGGTAAAACTTTCGGGAATGAAAAGGCTAAAATATTAGGAGCTGCTTTAGATAATGCGACTTCAAAATTCTTAGATGAAAATAAATCACCTTCAAGAAAAGTAAATGAGATTGATAATAGAGGAAGTCATTTCTATTTAGCTATGTATTGGGCTGAAGCACTTGCTAAGCAAGAGGAGGATGCTGATTTGAAAAAGATTTTCAGTAGAGTAGCCGAAACAATGAGCTTAAAAGAAGCACAAATCAATGAAGAATTGATTGCAGCACAAGGTAAGCCAGTTGATATGGGAGGTTACTATAAGCCTGAGGAAAGCGTTTTAGTGAAACAAATGCGCCCAAGCAATACTTTAAATGAAATACTAGACTCAATTGTGAGTTAA